The Deltaproteobacteria bacterium DNA window TGCCTTTCCATCCTCGAAGATGTAAGTTTCACCCGTAAAGACGGTCAATACCTTCGGTGGGACTCAAGGTCGGGAAGATCACTGAGGTCGAGCTTCAACAAAGGCAATATCCCGGACTTCAGGACAGCCATAATCAGCAAGCTCCACATCATTTTCGATGACCTCAAGAAGAGAAATGGTGGCACCTTCTCTAAAAATGTCAAGGTGGTTGAAGGATCGTGCTTGACCGAGCTTGCAAAACTGCCGGCAGAATCCTTTGACCTTATAATGACCTCGCCGCCGTACTGTAATCGCTACGATTACACTCGTACCTACGCCCTTGAGCTGGCTTTTATGGGTCACACTGAAGAAGATGTGAGAAACCTAAGACAGACACTTCTCTCAGCAACCGTGGAAAACAAGACCAAGCGCAAGCAACTCGCGCTGGAATACTGCACTGCAGACAGGATGGACAGGTACGAAGCCGCGGTAAAAGCATTCACGAACCAACGAGCCCTCCACGAAGTCCTGGACATACTATACGAGGCGCGAGAGCAGGGCAGCCTGAATAACAATAACATACCAAACCTTGTGGAGAATTACTTCTTTGAGATGAACATCGTTATTCACGAGCTTTCGAGGCTGCTTGCACCGGGCGGTCACGTTGTAATGGTAAACGACAACGTCCAGTATCACGGTGAAGAAGTCCCTGTCGATCTCATTCTCTCGGATTTAGCCCAAAACGCGGGGCTTAATGTTGATCACATCTGGGTCCTGCCGCGTGGTAAAGGAAACAGCAGCCAGCAAATGGGTGCCCATGGCAGAAATGAAATCCGCAAATGCGTTTATGTATGGTCAAAACCAAACAACGAGCAAAAACCTTCATAGAAAATGGCAGAGACAAACCAATATACAGAAGATCTTCGCCTGATAAAATCCCTTCTCATAGTTACATCCCTGCAAAAACGAAGAGACCTCCATGCACTAAAACTTATCAAAAAATTCGCTGGCAAGTTGCGCTGGAAACCATACAGCAACCTCCTTATCGACCCCGAAATCTGGAAATACGCAGTTAAGACCCAGGGATATGACCCAAAGCTCGTCTTTTGCCATCCAGAGGTTCTCTTATACGAGCCCACAACAAGCCTATACTATCGAGGGCTATGTGGACTTTCATTGAAAGCTGTAAGAGACTATTTTGGTGCTGTCGATTCCCTGGAAGCGGGCAACCCGCGGGCACGTTTGGACAATGAAAAGGCGTTAAAAATGGCTCGTACCTATAATGCCTTCATTTGCTCAATCATAAAGAACTCATCTGATTGGACCCTTGAAAATGGCAACCGCACCATTATTGCCACGCTTGGCATCACCCTTGATGGCGTGATGAGGAACAAAATCGGGGATATAGCCGAAGAACGGATAAGGGGGCTTGTCGTAGAATGGCTGGCCGAACGCAATTTAATCATAGAACCGGTTCCTTCGAAGCTCAAAAAGCTCGAAAGTACACCAAGCTACCTAACCCTTAAAAAGGATATTTTGATGCGCTTTAGCCCGGAGCCGGACATATCGTTTCTAAAAGACGACCAGCTACTTGCCGTCATAGAGATTAAAGGCGGGATTGACCCGGCAGGCGCGCTCGAAAGGTACGGAGCGGCCAAAAAATCCTTTGAACATGCTATAGGTGTAAGCCCTATGTGCAAAAACTTTTATCTTGGAGGTGTCTTTACAGAAGAGCTTACCAAGCGCATAAGCAGTGACCGCCTCGTTGAAAAAACATTCAATGTCATCGAAATCCTTGACAAGCCAAAAATACGAAAAGAATTCTTTGACGAGATTTTTCATCACACATTGCGGCTGATATGAAAAGAGGGCGGACTGAGTGAAGAGCTCACCGTGAACCTTCTAGAAATAGGGGGACGCCACCTCGTGGCGTCCCCCTATTTCTAGAATGGAATGTCGTCGTAATCATCTGTTTCAGGTCCGGCTTTCGGTTCTTCATTAGCCGGGTGAAGCTCAAGATGTCGTTTCAAGAGGTAAAGCATCAGGACGCCAGATAGATTTACAGCGAGTTCTGCAAGGCTCTTAGGAGGCTCGTTGACATCTATACCTTGTCCGTGCCCAACCCCCTTTTCAAAATTTCGCACCACGGGAACAGCTCGGAGAATATGCTCCTCAAATGCTTTCAAGAAGCCCTCATGGTAGTCGGGCACAAGACCGCTATCGATAACCTTTTTAATAAGACGCCCTGGCTTTTCCTGGTCAATCCCAAGAATCGCCTTCATCGTGCTTTCTACCGCAAGATTAGCGGCGTGCATGGCACCCTTGTAGTCCCCGCTGGAGAAATCGGACCGAGCATGTTGAAATTCAGCTAACGCACCTTCGAATCCCCCTATGAACAGAAGCTCTGCCGCTTTTGAATGTATTTCTGCTTCCAACCATTTCGAATCAACACGTATGATCCGGCCTTCAAGCATACGCCAGGGTAAATTGGCATCTTCGAAGACAACGTTCAGCTGGCCTTGGTACTGGGCCGGATCGGCTAAAGGAGTATTCCAGTGCACTTTGTCTTCCACGAGAAGATCGTAAAATAGCTCCATAGCATCGAGGACAAACCTGGGGACACCACGCAGAATAAACTCTTTGGCATCCTTCAGAACCTCCCACTCCGACCGCGACTGGTAGGCACGTAGTTCCTCCCAACCGTGTTCTTTTTTCAGACAGTCGGGGAGTTCATCCCAAGCAAGTGTCCGGTTGTTGTTGTTGATACTGTTGGGATCGTAATAGGGATCAAATTCCTCAATCACATACCAGATTCTTCGGCGAACAGGCTGACTAAGGCTTACTTCCCTGGCCGCTTCTGGATGTCTCTTTGAGAAAACTTTCAAAGCCATGGTATTCTTCACCTCGGAATCGCCAAGAGCATCGCGTCCAGTAATCGTTTCCACTGCCTTTCGAGTACATGGCCAAAAGCGCGTTGACCAAGTGCAGGAAGTCAGGGCCGCGATCCTGCTCTATCGTGATGAGCGCGCGCAGTTTATGGTCGGCCCGGAAAGACCCGCTCAGAACTCCACGCTCACGGCCTTCGATACGCCGGGCTCCTCCATGGTGATGCCGTAGAGCCTGTCCGCAAGCTCCATTGTCCGCTTGTTGTGGGTTATGAGCAGGAACTGGCTGCGGGCCGACATCTCCTTCAAGAAGGCGTTGAAACGGTCGATGTTGGCGTCGTCGAGAGGGGCGTCCACCTCGTCGAGCAGGCAGAAGGGACTCGGTTTTATGAGGAAGATGGAGAAGATCAGCGCCGTGGCCGTCAGCGCCTTCTCGCCGCCGGAGAGCAGCGTCATGTTCTGGAGCCGTTTGCCGGGAGGCTGGGCCGCTATCTCTATGCCCGACTCCAGGATGTTGGACTCGTCGGAGAGCCGCAGCTCGGCCCTGCCGCCGTTGAAGAGCCGCGGAAAGGTCTTCTTGAATGTGGCGTTCACCTCATCGAAGGTGCGACGGAAACGCTCGCGGCTTGTCCTGTTTATCCGGGCGATGGCCTTGCGGATGGCCTCCATCGAGCGGGTGAGGTCCTCCTGCTGGGAGACGAGGAATTTGTGCCGCTCGTCGAGTTCGGCGAACTCCTCGAGGGCCGCCATGTTAACCTCGCCGAGCGAGTCGAGTCGGGCGCGAAGCTCATCGCGCCTGCCTTCGAGGGCCTCGACGTCTATATCCCCCTCTCCCGCGGCGGCGCCGGCCGTGTACGCGGCGAGGTCGCAGCCGTAGCGGTCGGCCATCCTCTCGCTCAGGGCCTCGCGGCGAAGCTCCGTCTCCTTGAGCTCCACCGAGAGCCTCCCGGCCTCCTCGCGCACGCGGGAAAGCTCCGAGCGCAAACCCTTGAGCTCCTCCTCGAGCTCCTTTTGCCGGCGGACCAGCCCTGCGATAACCTCCCCCTGCTCGATCTCCCTGCGCCGCACCCCCTCTCTTTCGGAGAGAAGCTTCTCGATGCGCCTCTTGAGCCCCGCGGCCCTGGACTGCGCCTCGCGGCGCTCCCTGAGACCCGACTCCACCTCGGCGGCCTTGAGCTCCATCCGGCCGCCGAGCTCGTCGATGAGTCTCTTCTTTTCGGCGAGTCTCTCCTTGAGCGCCCCGAGCTGCTCACGGGCCGATGCGATGGCCACCCGCGCCTCGGTCACCGAGGCGCGGCACCTCTCGCACTCGGCCGCAAGCTCCGCCTCGCGGGACGAGAGCTCGGCCATGCGGGCCTCGACGGCCCCGCGCCGCTCCTCGAGCTCCTCGCGTCGCGCCGAGAGCGCCGCCTTGGCCGCGGCCACCTCCTTTAGCTTCTCCTCGGCCCCGCTCCGCTCGGAGGCGAGGGCCCCGCACCTGGTCGATAGCCGCTCCACCTCCTCGGCGAGCCTTTTTACGCGGCCTTCGACCTCGACACGCCCGATCTCCGTCGAATGGAGCGTCTCCCTCAGTCCCTCGACGACCTTCCTCGTCTCGGCCACGGCCGCCGAGAGCCCCTCGCGCCGCTGCCGAAGCGGCCGGAGCCGGCCCTCGAGGCGGGCCACATCGTCGCGCAGGCGCTTGATCTCCATCTTCTGCCGGAGTATGCCGCCTTCGGCGCCGCCGCCCCTGCCGCCGGTCACGACGCCGCATGGGTCCACGACCTCGCCCTCACGGGTGACTATGGTCCGCACGGCGCCGTTGCCTCTCCACAGCTCGGCAGCGGCGGCCATGTCGTCGACGACCACCACATTGCCGAGGAGGGCCCTCACAAACCCCTCGCAGCCGTCCTTGACACGAACCTCGTCGATGAGCACCGACGCATCGACGGTTCCGTCAAGGCCGATGGCCGGGTCTCCCACCCCGGCCATGACGGGGCTTCCCGCCTCCTTGAGGGGGACGAAGCTTCCGCGCCCGGCGGACCGCTCCTTGAGGTACTCGACGGCCTCCACGGCGCCTTCCATGTCGTCGACGAGCACGTACTGTAGCCTGTCGCCGAGCACGGCCTCGACGGCCCGCTCGAAGCCCGGCGAAGGCTCGATGACGTCGGCAAGGAGACAGCGCACGCCGGAGGAAAGGCGGGAGCGCCCCCCGCGCTCCCCGTCCCGGCCCAGGCGCATGACGGCCTTCACGCCGTCCTTGAGCCCCTCGTAACGGGCCTCCATCTCCTCGAGGGCCCGGAGTCTCGAAGCCTTGTGCGAGAGCTCACCGGTCAGCGCGCCGAGCTCCTCCTCCACGGCGGCCCGTTCGTCTTCCAGGGCCTTGAGTTCGGCTGAGCTCTTCTCGAGCTCCGCGCCGAGGCTGCGGGCCTTCTCGACGAGGCCGTCGAGACCGCTGCGGAGTTCTCCGAGGCGCGCGCGCCTCTCTTCCAGCGCAGCGCTCGTCTCGGATATCTCCCTCGCCGCCCTCGCCTCGCGAAGCCTCAGGTCGTCCTCCTCCCTCATGGAGGCCTTCATCGAGTGCTTGAGCTCGGAGAGCTCGGAGAGTATCTTGAGGTGGGCGGCCTTCTCCGCGCTGAGAAGCGAGCGCTCCTCGTCGAGACGCTCCCGCGCCTCGGCGAGGCTCCGCTCTCTTGCGGCCAGCTCCTCGCGGCTGCGGGCTATGGAGGCCTCCCTGTCGGCCACGGCGGAGGCGATCTCCTCCACCTGGCCGCCCGCCGCCTCCCTCTCGGCCTCGAGGGCCGCGATCTCCTCGCCGAGCCTGCGCTCGTCGCGCTCGAGCCCGCTTACGAGCATGGCCACACGCTCGTTCTCGCGCTCGCAGCCGTCGATCTCGCCGTCGATGGCGGCGAGCCTGTTTCTCGTCTCGGCGAACGCCGCCTCCGCCTCGTCGCGGCCGCCGCTCAGCTCCTCGCCGGCGGCCTCGGCCGCGCTCATCCTGGCTGCAAGCGCCGCCTCCTCGTCGGCGAGGAGCGAAAGCCTCCTTCTCCCCTCGTCGATCCTGCCGGCAAGCTCCCTGTAGCTGCGGCCGGCGAGCCGCAGCTCCACTTCCCTGAGCTCGTCGCGCAGGGCCTTGCACCGCTCGGCCTTTCGGGCCTGGCGCTTGAGCGAGCCGAGGCGGCGCTTGACCTCGCCGGTTATGTCGCCTATCCTCGTGAGGTTCGCCTTCGTCGCCTCAAGGCGCCGCAGCGCCGCGTCGCGCTTGCCCTTGAAGCGGTTTATGCCCGCCGCCTCCTCGAATATGACGCGGCGCTCCTCGGCTCTTGCGTTTATGAGCCAGCCCACCTGGCCCTGCTCTATTATGGAATAGGCCCTCGTGCCTATGCCCGTGTCGGTGAAGAGGTCTACTATGTCCCTGAGCCTGGCCCTCACCTTGTTTATGTAGTACTCGCTCTCGCCCGAGCGGTAGAGCCTGCGCTTGACCTCTATCTCGCCGAAGGAGGCGAATCGCGGCGGGGCGGCCCCGCCGTCGTTCGAGAAGGTGAGGACCACCTCGGCCATGCCCATGGGCTTTCGCGTCTCGCTGCCCGAGAATATGACGTCCTCCATGAGACGGCCGCGCAGGTGCCGGGCGTTCTGCTCGCCCAGGACCCAGCGCACGGCGTCGACGATGTTGCTCTTGCCGCAGCCGTTGGGGCCCACCACGGCCGATATGCCCAGCGGGAGGTCGAAGACAACGGGGTCGGCGAAGGACTTGAAGCCCTGTATCTTGAGTCTCTTTATCTTCATGAACACACCTCGGCGCCACGGACCCGCCGCCGGCCCCGCGACGAAACCGCTCCTCGCCACGGCAACCACACCGGCCGGACACGGGGCCTCACCTGTGTGAAGAGGTTAGCAGAGTCCCGAGACTTTGTAAAGGGAAAAATACTACGGAAAGTATACCGGAGAGACGCAGGATACAATATGTTGGGGCAAGCCGGCGATTGCACTGAGGGAACCTTTTTGAAAAAAGGTTCCCTCAGACTCCCTCCAAAAACTTTTAATGCGAGTTGGCTTCCCCCTGTTTTGCCAGGCAAAACAGGGGGAAACCAGCTCGTATTGAAAGTCTTTGAAGGGGGTCTGGGGGAAACGTGGGCCTGTGGCCCTTCTACAGAAAGTTTCCCCCAGGGTATTTAATCAGGGCTTCCTTAAGATTTGCGGCTGCTCTTTGCGCTCTTTCGTCCCCTGCCCTTTTTGCCTTCCTCGGCGTCCTTGAGCGCCGCGTGGGCCGCGGCGAGCCTTGCTATGGGGACCCTGAATGGAGAGCACGAGACGTAGTCGAAGCCGTTACGGTGGCAGAACTCCACGGTCGCCGGGTCTCCGCCGTGTTCTCCGCAGATGCCTATCTTGAGGTCTCTTCTCACGGCCCGGCCCTTTTCTATGGCCATGCGTATTAGCAGGCCCACGCCCTCCTGATCGAGCGACTGGAAGGGGTCGTTTGCGAAGATGCCCGCGCGGTTCTCGTCTACGTAGACGGGGAGGAAGCGGCCCGAGTCGTCGCGCGACATGCCCATGGTCATCTGCGTGAGGTCGTTGGTGCCGAAGCTGAAGAACTCGGCCACCTCGGCCACCCTGTCGGCCGTGAGCGCGGCCCTGGGCACCTCGATCATGGTGCCCACCAGGTAGCGGACCTTGACGCCGTAGCCGGCCATGACGGCGGCGGCGACCTCTCTTGTGCGCGTAGCCAGTATGTCGAGCTCCTTTGCGTCTATGACGAGGGGGTGCATGATCTCGGGGAGCACGCGCACGCCCTTCTTCTTGCACTCGCAGGCGGCCTCCATGATGGCGCGCACCTGCACCTCCAGTATCTCGGGATAGGTGATGCAGAGGCGGCAGCCCCGGTGCCCGAGCATGGGATTGGACTCGTGGAGCCGCTCTATGCGGTGGCGCACCTGGTTGAAGGGGAGTTCGAGGGCCTGGGCCAGGAGCTTCTGGTCGCTTTCGTTGTGGGGGACGAATTCGTGGAGAGGGGGATCGAGCAGCCTGATGGTGACGGGCTTTCCGTCCATGGCCTTGAAGATGCCGATGAAGTCCTTGCGCTGGAGCGGCAGGATGCGCTCGAGCGCCTCCTTGCGCGAGGCCGTGTCGTCGACCAGTATCATGCGCTGGATGGCGAGCCTCCTCTCGTCGGTGTCGAAGAACATGTGCTCCGTGCGGCAAAGCCCTATGCCCTCGGCGCCGAGTCGGACGGCGTTCTCTGCGTCGTAGGGGGTGTCCACGTTGGTGCGCACCTTGAGGGTGCGGGCCTTGTCCACCCACTTCATGAGCTTGAAGTAGGAGTCCGGGAGCTGCGGCTTCTTGAGCCTAAGGGCCGCGCGGAAGACCTCGCCGGTGGAGCCGTCGAGCGTTATCTCGTCGCCTTCCTTTATGACCGTATTGCCCACGGCGGCCGTCTTGGCCTCGTAGTCGACCGCGAGGTCCTCGCATCCCACGACACAGCACTTGCCCCATCCGCGCGCCACCACGGCGGCGTGGGAGGTCTTGCCGCCCTTGGCCGTGAGGATGCCCTTTGCGGCGTGCATGCCGCCCACGTCCTCGGGGCTCGTCTCCTTCCTCACCAGGATCACGTCCTTGCCCGAGGCGGCCCACTCCTCGGCGTCCTTTGCCGTGAAGACCACGTGCCCCGATGCGGCGCCCGGCACGGCTCCGATGCCGGAGGCGAAAAAGTGTTTTTTCCGCTCCTCGACGGTTATGGAGGGGTCGATGATCGGGTAGAAGAGACCTTCTATGTCCTTCTCCGTTATCCTCTTGACGGCCTCCTCCTTCGTTATGAGCCGTTCCTTGACCATATCGACGGCTATCTCGAAGGCGGCTATGGGCGAGCGCTTGCCCACGCGGCACTGGAGGATGTAGAGCTTGCCGTCCTCGATGGTGAACTCTATGTCCTGCATGTCCTTGTAGTGGCGCTCGAGCTTCTTGCGCACCTCGCAGAGCTGCTTGTAGGCCGCGGGCATTATGGTCCTGAGCTCATCGAGGTGGATGGGCGTGCGGATGCCGGCCACCACGTCCTCTCCCTGGGCGTTCATGAGCAGGTCGCCGTAGAAGACGTTCTCGCCGGTGCTCGGGTCCCTGGTGAAGCACACGCCCGTGCCGGAGGTCTCGCCCATGTTGCCGAAGACCATCTGGACGATGTTGACGGCCGTGCCGAGAAGCCCCGTTATGTTCTCCACGCGGCGGTAGGTCACGGCCTTCTCGGCCATCCACGAGCCTATGACGGCGTCTATGGCGCCCCAGAGCTGCTCGAGCGGGTCCTGGGGGAAGTCCTCGCCGGTGCTCTCCTTGTAGACCTTCTTGAGGACGGGTATCAGCTCCTCCAGTTCTTCCTCGTTCACGTCCGTGTCGACCACGGCGCCGGTGCGCTTGCCCAGGCGAACGCGCGTTCTCCTCTGTTTTATGTCCTCGAACTCGTCCTCGAACCTGGCCTTGTCCACCCCCTTGGCCGTGGAGCCGTACATGAAGATGAAGCGGCGGTAGGCGTCGAGGGCGAAGCGGCGGTTCGAGGTCTTGCGCGCAAGACCCTCGACGGAGCGGTCGTTCAGGCCCAGGTTGAGGATCGTCTCCATCATGCCGGGCATGCTCCGCGCCGCGCCCGAGCGCACGGAGACGAGAAGCGGGTCGTCGGCGTCGCCCAGCTTCTTGCCCGTGAGCTTCTCCAGTCTCCTGAGGTGGGTCAGGACCTCGTCCTCGAATCCGGGAGGGTACTTCCTGCCGTGCCTGTAGTAATAGTCGCAGACTTCGGTGGTAATGGTGAAACCGGCGGGCACCGGCAGACCTATGTTGGGCATCTCCGCCAGTCCGGCGCCCTTACCACCGAGGAGATCCTTCATGTCCCCCCTGCCCTCGGCCTTGGCCGCGCCGAAGAAATAGACGTACTTTTTCCTGGCCATAAAACCCCTCCCGCAAACAGTTTGGTCTACGATGCAAAAAGGTTAACAAAAATAGAGGCGGAAGTCATCAAGTAATTTCCCCGCCATGGCCTCTTTTTCCGCCCCCCGGCGGGCCGTGAGGGCCGTCCCGCCCCCTCCTGCTAAGGGGTCGAAAACAAAAAAGTTTGACACGATGGGCCATCCTTCATATCATTAGGGAAACTCTGATTTATTGCACTGAGGGAACCTTTTTGCAAAAAGGTTCCCTCAGATTCCCTCCAAAAACTTTTAACGCCCTGCGGTTCATCCCGATTTTGCAAGCAAAATCGGGATGAACCGCAGGGAATTAAAAGTCTTTGAAGGGGGTTCCGGGGGAGACTTTCTACAGAAAGTCTCCCCCGGTCAATCGACCCGAATCTTATCCGAGGAGAGACGATGGGCCGCCAGGAAAGACCTGTAGCCATAGAAGACGAGATGAAGAAGTCCTACATGGACTACGCCATGTCCGTCATCGTGGGCAGGGCGCTGCCCGACGTGCGCGACGGACTCAAGCCCGTCCATCGCAGGATACTCTTCGCCATGCACGAGATGGGGGTGGAGTGGAACAAGCCCTACAAGAAGTCGGCCCGCGTGGTGGGCGACGTCATAGGCAAGTACCATCCCCACGGCGACGCCGCGGTCTACGACGCCATAACCAGGCTCGTCCAGGACTTCTCCATGCGCCACCCGCTCATCGACGGCCAGGGAAACTTCGGCTCCATCGACGGCGACCCTCCGGCCGCCATGCGCTACACCGAGGTGAGGATGGCGCGCCTGGCCTCCGAGCTCCTGGCCGACATAGACAAGAACACCGTAGACTTCACGCCCAACTACGACGATTCGCTCCAGGAGCCGGTCGTACTGCCGGCGTCGTTCCCGAACCTGCTCGTCAACGGCTCTTCGGGCATCGCCGTGGGCATGGCGACCAACATGCCCCCCCACAACCTCTGCGAGGTCGTCGACGCCCTGGTGCGGCTCATCGAGGACCCGGAGGTTGAGGACGGGGAACTTCTCGATATCGTGCCGGGGCCGGACTTTCCCACCGGCGCGTTCATCCACGGCCGCAAGGGCATAGTCGAGGCCTACACCACGGGAAAAGGCGTCATCCAGATGCGCGCCCGCGCCGTCATAGAGAGCAACCCCCGCACGGGCCGCAAGTCCATCGTAATCACCGAGATACCCTACATGGTCAACAAGTCCAAGCTCATCGAGAGCATGGCGGCGCTGGTGCGCGACAAGAAGATAGAGGGCATCTCGGACATACGCGACGAGTCGGACCGCGACGGCATGAGGGTCGTCGTCGAGCTCAAGCGCGACGAGACGGCCGAGATAGTGCTCAACAACCTCTACCTCCACACCCAGCTCCAGAGCTCCTTCGGCATAATAAACCTCGCCATAGTGGACGGCAGGCCCAGGGTCCTCACCCTGCGCGAACTGCTCGGCCAGTTCATAAAGTTCAGAAGAGAGGTCGTCACAAGGCGCACCGTCTTCGAGCTCCGGAAGGCGCGGGAGCGGGCCCACATACTCGAGGGGCTGCGCATCGCCATAGAGAACCTCGACGCCGTCATAAAGCTCATCCGCTCGTCGGCGGGACCGAAGGAGGCGAAGGCGGGCCTCGTGGAACGCTTCGGGCTCACGCAGGCCCAGGCCCAGGCCATCCTGGAGATGCGGCTCCAGAGGCTCACGGCGCTCGAGCGCGACAAGATAGAAGAGGAGTACAGGGCGCTGCTGGAGCGGATAGGGCGTCTCGAATCCATACTCGCAAGCCCCGCAAAGCTCATGGAGGTGATAACCGGCGAGCTGCTGGCCATCAAGGAGCGCTACGGAAACGAGCGGCGCACCGAGATAATAGAAGACACGGGCGAGCTCACGCCCGAAGACATAATAGCCGAGGAGGAGATGGTCGTCACCATCTCCAAGCGCGGCTATATAAAGCGCAACCCCACGAGCCTCTTCCGCATCCAGCGCCGCGGCGGCAAGGGCAAGACCGGTGTGACCACAAGGGACGAGGACTTCGTCTCCCATCTGTTCATCGCATCGACCCACAGCTACATCCTCTTCTTCACCGACCGGGGCAAGGCCTATCCCCTGAAGGTCTACGACATACCGCAGGCCGGACGGGCGGCAAGGGGCAAGGCCATAGTCAACATCATCAACGTCGAGCCAGGCGAGAACATAACGGCCTTCCTGCCGGTCAGGGAGTTCGTCGAGGACCGCTACGTCACCATGGCGACCCGTCGCGGACTGGTGAAGAAGACGGCGCTCATGAGCTTTGCGAACATCCGCTCCGGCGGCATCATAGCCATAAACCTCGACGAAGGCGACTCCCTCATCGCCGCGAGGCTGACCGACGGAAAGAAGAACATATTCCTCGGCACCAGGAAGGGCCAGTCCATCCGCTTCAGGGAGGAAGAGGTCCGTCCCATGGGGCGCAACACCAGGGGTGTAATAGGCATAAAACTCGCCGACGACGACGAGGTGGTCGACATGGAGGCCCTCGACGACGACGCCACCATCCTCACGGTCAACGAGAAGGGCTACGGTAAACGCACCCGCGTCGACGAGTACCGGGTCCAGTCGCGCGGCGGAAGAGGCATAATAAACGTCAAGATAACGGACAAGAACGGGCCCGTCATAGACATGGCCCAGGTGCGCGACAACGACGAGATAATGATCACCACCACGAGCGGCAAGTTCATAAGGATAGCC harbors:
- a CDS encoding site-specific DNA-methyltransferase, with product MVMLFQTAKQLHRKQIEDFGIPISKVERAVLYQKFADKLIVNPELTRALVSYQANKSAPFYRWLKYKEAFSSELVKYVLDRFRPNAGRTPRVLDPFAGAGTTLTTSSKEGWKATGIELLPIGIAAIRARLSADKVNIKSFKYYLDHLGKYSFDIASNKYTFPHLRITEKAFSKKTEKALSSYVAFIENIKNEDTRYLFWFACLSILEDVSFTRKDGQYLRWDSRSGRSLRSSFNKGNIPDFRTAIISKLHIIFDDLKKRNGGTFSKNVKVVEGSCLTELAKLPAESFDLIMTSPPYCNRYDYTRTYALELAFMGHTEEDVRNLRQTLLSATVENKTKRKQLALEYCTADRMDRYEAAVKAFTNQRALHEVLDILYEAREQGSLNNNNIPNLVENYFFEMNIVIHELSRLLAPGGHVVMVNDNVQYHGEEVPVDLILSDLAQNAGLNVDHIWVLPRGKGNSSQQMGAHGRNEIRKCVYVWSKPNNEQKPS
- a CDS encoding XcyI family restriction endonuclease encodes the protein MAETNQYTEDLRLIKSLLIVTSLQKRRDLHALKLIKKFAGKLRWKPYSNLLIDPEIWKYAVKTQGYDPKLVFCHPEVLLYEPTTSLYYRGLCGLSLKAVRDYFGAVDSLEAGNPRARLDNEKALKMARTYNAFICSIIKNSSDWTLENGNRTIIATLGITLDGVMRNKIGDIAEERIRGLVVEWLAERNLIIEPVPSKLKKLESTPSYLTLKKDILMRFSPEPDISFLKDDQLLAVIEIKGGIDPAGALERYGAAKKSFEHAIGVSPMCKNFYLGGVFTEELTKRISSDRLVEKTFNVIEILDKPKIRKEFFDEIFHHTLRLI
- the smc gene encoding chromosome segregation protein SMC encodes the protein MKIKRLKIQGFKSFADPVVFDLPLGISAVVGPNGCGKSNIVDAVRWVLGEQNARHLRGRLMEDVIFSGSETRKPMGMAEVVLTFSNDGGAAPPRFASFGEIEVKRRLYRSGESEYYINKVRARLRDIVDLFTDTGIGTRAYSIIEQGQVGWLINARAEERRVIFEEAAGINRFKGKRDAALRRLEATKANLTRIGDITGEVKRRLGSLKRQARKAERCKALRDELREVELRLAGRSYRELAGRIDEGRRRLSLLADEEAALAARMSAAEAAGEELSGGRDEAEAAFAETRNRLAAIDGEIDGCERENERVAMLVSGLERDERRLGEEIAALEAEREAAGGQVEEIASAVADREASIARSREELAARERSLAEARERLDEERSLLSAEKAAHLKILSELSELKHSMKASMREEDDLRLREARAAREISETSAALEERRARLGELRSGLDGLVEKARSLGAELEKSSAELKALEDERAAVEEELGALTGELSHKASRLRALEEMEARYEGLKDGVKAVMRLGRDGERGGRSRLSSGVRCLLADVIEPSPGFERAVEAVLGDRLQYVLVDDMEGAVEAVEYLKERSAGRGSFVPLKEAGSPVMAGVGDPAIGLDGTVDASVLIDEVRVKDGCEGFVRALLGNVVVVDDMAAAAELWRGNGAVRTIVTREGEVVDPCGVVTGGRGGGAEGGILRQKMEIKRLRDDVARLEGRLRPLRQRREGLSAAVAETRKVVEGLRETLHSTEIGRVEVEGRVKRLAEEVERLSTRCGALASERSGAEEKLKEVAAAKAALSARREELEERRGAVEARMAELSSREAELAAECERCRASVTEARVAIASAREQLGALKERLAEKKRLIDELGGRMELKAAEVESGLRERREAQSRAAGLKRRIEKLLSEREGVRRREIEQGEVIAGLVRRQKELEEELKGLRSELSRVREEAGRLSVELKETELRREALSERMADRYGCDLAAYTAGAAAGEGDIDVEALEGRRDELRARLDSLGEVNMAALEEFAELDERHKFLVSQQEDLTRSMEAIRKAIARINRTSRERFRRTFDEVNATFKKTFPRLFNGGRAELRLSDESNILESGIEIAAQPPGKRLQNMTLLSGGEKALTATALIFSIFLIKPSPFCLLDEVDAPLDDANIDRFNAFLKEMSARSQFLLITHNKRTMELADRLYGITMEEPGVSKAVSVEF
- a CDS encoding pyruvate, phosphate dikinase, whose protein sequence is MARKKYVYFFGAAKAEGRGDMKDLLGGKGAGLAEMPNIGLPVPAGFTITTEVCDYYYRHGRKYPPGFEDEVLTHLRRLEKLTGKKLGDADDPLLVSVRSGAARSMPGMMETILNLGLNDRSVEGLARKTSNRRFALDAYRRFIFMYGSTAKGVDKARFEDEFEDIKQRRTRVRLGKRTGAVVDTDVNEEELEELIPVLKKVYKESTGEDFPQDPLEQLWGAIDAVIGSWMAEKAVTYRRVENITGLLGTAVNIVQMVFGNMGETSGTGVCFTRDPSTGENVFYGDLLMNAQGEDVVAGIRTPIHLDELRTIMPAAYKQLCEVRKKLERHYKDMQDIEFTIEDGKLYILQCRVGKRSPIAAFEIAVDMVKERLITKEEAVKRITEKDIEGLFYPIIDPSITVEERKKHFFASGIGAVPGAASGHVVFTAKDAEEWAASGKDVILVRKETSPEDVGGMHAAKGILTAKGGKTSHAAVVARGWGKCCVVGCEDLAVDYEAKTAAVGNTVIKEGDEITLDGSTGEVFRAALRLKKPQLPDSYFKLMKWVDKARTLKVRTNVDTPYDAENAVRLGAEGIGLCRTEHMFFDTDERRLAIQRMILVDDTASRKEALERILPLQRKDFIGIFKAMDGKPVTIRLLDPPLHEFVPHNESDQKLLAQALELPFNQVRHRIERLHESNPMLGHRGCRLCITYPEILEVQVRAIMEAACECKKKGVRVLPEIMHPLVIDAKELDILATRTREVAAAVMAGYGVKVRYLVGTMIEVPRAALTADRVAEVAEFFSFGTNDLTQMTMGMSRDDSGRFLPVYVDENRAGIFANDPFQSLDQEGVGLLIRMAIEKGRAVRRDLKIGICGEHGGDPATVEFCHRNGFDYVSCSPFRVPIARLAAAHAALKDAEEGKKGRGRKSAKSSRKS